A region of Reichenbachiella carrageenanivorans DNA encodes the following proteins:
- a CDS encoding inositol monophosphatase family protein gives MNLKNITQQVVDLSLECGAFIKKEAETFSYNDVELKGKNDLVSYVDKEAEKRMVTRLKEILPEAGYITEEGTEKESDTTYKWIIDPLDGTTNFIHGLPIYSTSIALIKGKEVISGVVYDIGRNDCFHAYKNGGAYCNDKPIQVSQLPTLGDSLLATGFPYSNFDKMPQYQTILNQLMQKAHGLRRLGSAAIDLVYVGLGRYEGYFEYNLNAWDIAAGALIVEEAGGKVTDFSGGDNYLFGREILAANTIHAEMLAIIKKHW, from the coding sequence ATGAATCTAAAAAACATCACCCAACAAGTAGTAGACTTGTCGCTTGAATGCGGTGCGTTTATTAAAAAAGAAGCAGAAACTTTCTCATACAACGACGTAGAGCTCAAAGGGAAAAATGATCTAGTTTCATACGTTGACAAAGAAGCCGAAAAACGTATGGTAACTCGGCTCAAAGAAATCTTACCAGAAGCAGGCTACATCACCGAAGAGGGTACCGAAAAAGAATCCGACACTACTTACAAATGGATCATAGACCCACTAGATGGCACCACCAATTTCATCCACGGCTTGCCTATCTACTCCACCAGCATTGCCCTCATCAAAGGCAAAGAAGTAATTTCTGGCGTAGTGTATGACATCGGGCGCAACGACTGCTTTCATGCCTACAAAAATGGAGGGGCTTACTGCAATGACAAACCTATACAGGTATCTCAGCTACCTACCTTAGGAGACAGCCTACTCGCCACAGGGTTTCCTTATTCCAATTTCGACAAAATGCCTCAATATCAAACCATCCTCAACCAGCTCATGCAAAAAGCACATGGGCTGCGAAGACTCGGTAGTGCAGCAATAGACCTCGTATATGTGGGACTGGGCCGCTACGAAGGTTATTTCGAATACAACCTCAACGCTTGGGATATCGCCGCAGGTGCACTCATCGTAGAAGAAGCTGGCGGCAAAGTCACAGACTTTTCTGGTGGCGACAATTACCTCTTTGGCAGAGAAATACTTGCTGCCAACACGATACATGCCGAAATGCTAGCGATTATCAAAAAGCACTGGTAA
- the rsmI gene encoding 16S rRNA (cytidine(1402)-2'-O)-methyltransferase, with protein MEFNSSLYLVPTPIGNLADITLRALEVLKTVDVILAEDTRTTGSLLKHYDIKSQLKSYHIFNEHKQIEKLIEELNAGKKMALVSDAGTPAISDPGFLLVRACLKAGVKLECLPGATAFVPALVASGLPSDRFVFEGFLPQKKGRQTRLQALVEESRTMVFYESPHRLIKALNQFGETLGYDRQASVSRELTKLYEETVNGSIQEIIDHFGEQKIKGEIVVIIAGK; from the coding sequence ATGGAATTTAATTCATCCCTCTATCTGGTTCCCACGCCTATCGGCAATCTGGCCGACATTACCCTTCGCGCCTTAGAAGTATTAAAAACTGTAGATGTGATTCTAGCCGAAGACACTCGTACAACTGGCTCTTTGCTCAAGCACTACGACATCAAAAGCCAACTCAAGAGTTATCATATTTTCAACGAGCACAAGCAAATTGAAAAGCTAATTGAAGAGTTGAACGCAGGTAAAAAAATGGCGCTAGTTTCCGATGCGGGCACACCTGCCATCAGCGACCCTGGTTTTTTACTAGTGAGAGCATGCCTAAAAGCTGGCGTAAAACTTGAATGCCTACCTGGCGCTACAGCATTCGTACCCGCCCTAGTGGCTTCTGGCTTACCCAGCGACCGGTTTGTCTTCGAAGGGTTTCTGCCTCAGAAAAAAGGACGACAAACACGCCTGCAAGCATTGGTGGAAGAAAGTCGAACGATGGTTTTCTACGAATCTCCCCATCGATTGATCAAAGCACTCAATCAGTTTGGCGAAACACTCGGCTATGACCGTCAAGCTTCTGTGTCCAGAGAATTGACTAAATTATATGAGGAAACGGTAAATGGCAGCATCCAAGAAATCATCGACCACTTTGGCGAACAGAAAATAAAAGGAGAAATAGTAGTGATAATAGCTGGAAAATGA
- a CDS encoding 4a-hydroxytetrahydrobiopterin dehydratase, with the protein MWQEANNTLSKTFKFKDFTAAFGFMTKVAIEAEKMNHHPNWSNVYNQVTITLTTHDAGNIVTEKDRKLAEVIDSLIN; encoded by the coding sequence ATGTGGCAAGAAGCAAATAATACCCTCTCCAAAACATTCAAATTCAAAGACTTTACAGCTGCCTTTGGGTTTATGACCAAAGTGGCCATCGAAGCCGAAAAAATGAATCATCACCCCAACTGGTCCAATGTCTATAACCAAGTAACGATTACGCTTACTACACACGACGCAGGAAACATTGTTACTGAAAAAGATCGTAAACTGGCCGAGGTCATAGACTCACTGATCAACTAA
- a CDS encoding DUF6962 family protein — protein sequence MQVPTIELLGLQVTEPMTWITNWMVAVSCFVFGHRLFHDEQADLSQKFWALFFLFMGMASMTGGVAHGFIHYVGHKFHHGAWLLSGIAVFCAQLAVLPLIEKDKVRSAVRIFCYVQLMAMSASVLIFQHFSCVLVDSVVGLIGVVIPVSLVHFAKNKDRRSLWVVIGVLTNLLPAMIHLLKFSINEWFNFNDISHVVMIGCFYVMYRAAATRAVATVAA from the coding sequence ATGCAAGTACCTACGATAGAATTGCTCGGCCTGCAGGTGACCGAGCCCATGACCTGGATCACCAATTGGATGGTGGCAGTTTCCTGTTTTGTGTTTGGACACCGATTGTTTCATGATGAGCAGGCGGATCTTTCTCAGAAATTCTGGGCGTTGTTTTTCCTGTTTATGGGTATGGCATCTATGACAGGCGGGGTGGCTCATGGGTTTATACATTACGTAGGGCATAAGTTTCACCACGGTGCTTGGCTGTTGAGCGGTATCGCTGTTTTTTGTGCGCAGCTAGCTGTATTGCCTTTGATCGAAAAGGATAAAGTGAGATCAGCGGTGCGTATATTTTGTTATGTGCAGCTCATGGCTATGTCGGCTTCGGTGCTCATTTTTCAGCATTTTTCTTGTGTGTTAGTCGATTCTGTTGTGGGATTGATTGGTGTGGTGATCCCAGTGTCATTGGTGCACTTTGCTAAGAACAAAGACCGAAGGTCTCTATGGGTGGTGATTGGAGTACTGACCAATCTATTACCTGCTATGATTCATTTACTCAAATTTTCTATTAATGAATGGTTCAACTTCAATGACATCAGTCATGTCGTAATGATTGGATGCTTTTACGTGATGTATCGAGCAGCTGCAACCAGAGCTGTTGCTACAGTTGCAGCGTGA
- a CDS encoding TRAP transporter large permease: MISDYLPLLLFALVFALILFGYPVAFTLGGLSVLTGILIYDVDFFYLLSLRIYGTMHNFVLIAVPLFVFMGIMLEKSGLAESLLETMASLFGRMKGGLAVSVVIVGGMLAASTGIVGATVITMGMISLPTMLKRGYSPTLATGTIASSGTLGQIIPPSVVLVLLGTVLNVSVGDLFTAAIVPGVLLVGLYILYIIVVSYLVPGAAPSMSKEELPHFSTKQVLVAFVLPFTLILLVLGSIFAGIASPTEAAAVGAIGSIVLTAIQKKLNLTILKEVMRDTTFLTCMVFMILVGATSFSLIFRAMGGDRLLADLITQGGLSPNIFLFVVLLVVFIAGFFIDFIEIIFIIIPVAAPIFSAMGIDLIWIGILIALNLQTSFLTPPFGFSLFYLKGVAPPEIKTSHLYRGIVPFVLIQILLLISVIIFPELISWLPEALKD, from the coding sequence ATGATTTCAGATTATTTACCCCTGCTGCTTTTTGCGCTTGTATTTGCCTTGATCCTTTTTGGCTATCCAGTAGCATTTACGCTAGGAGGACTTTCTGTACTGACAGGAATCCTTATATACGACGTAGATTTTTTCTACTTACTCTCACTTCGTATCTATGGCACCATGCACAATTTTGTACTTATCGCCGTACCACTCTTTGTCTTTATGGGCATCATGCTAGAAAAGTCTGGATTGGCTGAAAGCCTACTCGAAACCATGGCCAGCCTCTTTGGCAGAATGAAAGGAGGCTTAGCCGTCTCTGTGGTCATCGTAGGCGGTATGCTCGCCGCCTCTACAGGCATCGTAGGTGCCACGGTAATCACCATGGGCATGATCAGCTTGCCCACTATGCTCAAGCGCGGCTATTCACCTACACTAGCCACTGGCACCATCGCCTCATCAGGCACGCTAGGCCAAATCATTCCACCATCTGTAGTTTTGGTATTGCTAGGTACCGTTCTCAATGTATCCGTTGGCGATTTGTTTACAGCAGCCATCGTACCAGGAGTCCTCCTCGTTGGACTATATATCTTATATATCATTGTCGTTTCTTACCTGGTACCGGGAGCTGCTCCGAGCATGAGCAAAGAAGAGCTTCCCCATTTTTCTACAAAGCAGGTGTTGGTAGCCTTTGTATTACCCTTCACATTGATTTTGCTTGTGCTGGGATCTATTTTCGCGGGAATTGCCTCCCCTACAGAAGCCGCAGCAGTAGGTGCCATTGGTTCGATAGTCTTAACGGCCATTCAAAAAAAACTAAACCTAACAATTCTCAAAGAAGTGATGAGGGACACTACTTTCCTCACCTGTATGGTCTTTATGATATTGGTAGGAGCTACTTCCTTTTCACTGATATTTCGTGCAATGGGAGGCGACCGATTGTTGGCAGACCTGATCACTCAAGGTGGGCTTTCGCCAAATATTTTTTTATTTGTCGTACTACTAGTCGTATTTATAGCTGGCTTTTTTATCGATTTTATCGAAATCATTTTCATCATTATCCCCGTAGCCGCTCCTATTTTTTCAGCCATGGGAATAGACTTGATTTGGATTGGAATTTTGATCGCACTCAACTTGCAAACCAGTTTTCTAACACCCCCCTTCGGCTTTTCTTTGTTTTACCTAAAAGGGGTGGCCCCTCCAGAAATAAAAACAAGTCATCTCTATCGAGGCATCGTACCTTTCGTATTGATCCAAATTCTATTGCTTATCTCAGTGATCATATTTCCTGAATTGATCAGCTGGCTACCAGAAGCACTAAAGGATTGA
- a CDS encoding TRAP transporter small permease subunit, which produces MHRLVQNINQFTNKVGQGVSWISLILVILIGMDVVLRYAFNWSSSANQELEWHLFAALFLLGAAYALKHDKHVRVDVFYSQFSATQKAWVNLVGTLVFLIPFCTVIIQTSIPFVIDAWKISESSAEPGGLPYRFIIKSTIPASAILLLTQAISEGLSALATILNREAR; this is translated from the coding sequence ATGCATCGACTCGTTCAAAATATTAATCAATTTACTAACAAAGTGGGCCAAGGCGTCTCTTGGATCAGTCTGATCCTTGTGATTTTAATCGGCATGGACGTCGTTCTCCGCTATGCCTTCAACTGGAGTAGCTCTGCCAATCAAGAACTCGAATGGCACTTGTTTGCTGCCTTATTTTTACTCGGAGCCGCCTACGCTCTCAAGCACGACAAACACGTACGAGTAGATGTATTTTATTCCCAGTTTAGTGCGACCCAAAAAGCTTGGGTCAATCTCGTAGGTACACTTGTATTTCTTATACCCTTTTGCACGGTAATCATCCAGACGTCTATCCCTTTTGTAATAGATGCCTGGAAGATTTCAGAATCAAGCGCCGAACCTGGAGGGTTGCCATACCGATTTATTATCAAATCTACCATTCCAGCCAGCGCGATACTTTTACTCACACAAGCCATTTCCGAAGGTCTATCCGCACTAGCCACCATCTTAAACCGCGAAGCAAGATGA
- a CDS encoding ABC transporter permease has protein sequence MNLPFFISKRYFFSKKKKNFINIIAIISMLVVSIGTASLIIVLSVFNGMEGLLRSIYGTFDAPLQVMPAAGKSFVPTEDLKQKIMETDGILDITEVIEDNALIRYSDAQMIVKIKGMSDNFIEQGRMKNAIRQGELKFDDGKTAYAIIGRGIQFNLGVSLRNDFLALQFFYPKNVKPGAVDPHQYYSRANIMPGGVFALEQQYDDNYVFVPISFTEKLFDYKGKRTSLELMVDPEKDLPTIQRSLAQTLGSDFVVLNSDQQHADLYKVLKIEKLFVFVIFSMIVGIASINIFFSLSMLVIEKKPDIHSLFAMGAPKQLVRKIFLFEGAIIAFIGAGSGLVLGFICSWIQKTYGIISMGISTSVTQAYPIEIIPVDFIFTALTIILITFIASIQPAIRASKQGVNKG, from the coding sequence TTGAACCTTCCCTTTTTTATATCGAAGCGTTATTTCTTTTCTAAAAAGAAGAAAAACTTTATCAACATCATTGCCATCATTTCTATGCTGGTGGTCTCGATAGGCACCGCCTCTTTGATTATCGTGCTATCGGTATTCAATGGCATGGAAGGGCTTCTGCGCTCCATCTATGGTACATTTGATGCGCCACTACAGGTCATGCCTGCAGCGGGCAAATCCTTTGTCCCTACGGAAGACCTCAAGCAAAAAATCATGGAGACAGATGGCATATTGGACATCACTGAAGTAATAGAGGACAATGCGCTCATCAGATACAGCGACGCACAAATGATCGTCAAGATCAAGGGCATGAGCGACAATTTTATCGAGCAGGGTCGCATGAAAAATGCCATCCGGCAAGGTGAACTTAAATTTGACGATGGCAAAACGGCCTATGCCATCATCGGCCGTGGCATTCAGTTCAATTTGGGTGTATCGCTTCGCAATGATTTTCTAGCACTTCAGTTTTTCTACCCCAAAAACGTGAAGCCTGGAGCAGTAGATCCACACCAATATTATAGCCGCGCCAATATCATGCCTGGCGGTGTCTTTGCTCTTGAGCAACAGTACGACGACAACTACGTTTTCGTCCCTATTTCCTTTACAGAAAAATTATTTGACTACAAAGGCAAACGCACTTCGCTAGAGCTAATGGTAGACCCTGAAAAGGACTTGCCAACCATCCAGCGGTCACTGGCTCAAACGCTCGGTAGTGACTTCGTCGTCCTCAATAGTGATCAGCAACACGCCGATCTCTATAAAGTATTAAAGATTGAAAAGCTCTTCGTATTTGTGATATTTTCTATGATCGTAGGCATCGCATCCATCAATATTTTCTTTTCGCTTTCCATGCTCGTAATAGAGAAAAAACCAGACATTCACAGTCTGTTTGCCATGGGCGCCCCCAAACAATTGGTTCGGAAAATATTTCTCTTCGAAGGAGCCATTATCGCTTTTATAGGAGCCGGCAGTGGACTGGTACTTGGTTTTATTTGCTCTTGGATTCAAAAAACCTACGGCATCATCTCCATGGGGATTTCCACCTCTGTAACACAAGCCTACCCGATAGAGATTATTCCTGTTGATTTTATTTTCACGGCACTTACGATCATCCTGATCACCTTCATTGCATCTATTCAACCTGCCATTCGCGCGTCTAAACAAGGCGTAAACAAAGGGTAG
- a CDS encoding ribosome-binding factor A encodes MSSTRQLKYAGLIQKDLSELFQRDTRHWFGNAFITITGVDVSPDLSFARIYLSLMMVADESAFLELVKSKKSEIRKALGLKIGKQVRIVPDLNFYLDDTQENAQKIEDLLSGLHIPPAKEDDKSDD; translated from the coding sequence ATGAGTAGCACAAGACAACTAAAATACGCAGGGCTAATCCAAAAAGACCTGAGCGAATTATTCCAAAGAGATACCAGACATTGGTTTGGCAATGCTTTCATCACCATTACTGGTGTGGATGTAAGCCCTGATCTTAGCTTTGCTAGAATCTACCTCAGCCTGATGATGGTGGCTGATGAGTCTGCTTTTCTTGAATTGGTCAAATCTAAAAAGAGCGAAATCAGAAAAGCACTGGGATTAAAAATAGGGAAACAAGTACGAATAGTACCCGATCTCAACTTCTACCTCGACGATACACAGGAGAATGCGCAAAAAATAGAAGACCTCTTATCAGGCCTGCATATTCCACCCGCCAAAGAAGATGACAAAAGCGACGACTAA
- the rpiB gene encoding ribose 5-phosphate isomerase B, producing MKIAIGGDHAGYEYKKEIIAMLEAAGHEVQDFGPNSLESVDYPDHVHPLAVSIENSTNDLGILICGSGNGVAMTANKHQAIRAALCWQKELAELARQHNNANVIAIPARFVSLGVAREMVAAFVATNFEGGRHQNRVDKISC from the coding sequence ATGAAAATTGCCATAGGAGGAGACCACGCAGGATACGAATACAAAAAAGAAATAATAGCTATGCTAGAAGCTGCAGGTCACGAAGTGCAGGATTTTGGTCCCAACTCACTAGAGTCTGTGGACTACCCTGACCATGTACACCCACTGGCTGTCTCCATCGAAAATAGCACAAACGACTTAGGTATTCTGATTTGTGGCAGTGGTAATGGTGTAGCCATGACTGCCAACAAACACCAAGCCATCCGAGCGGCATTATGCTGGCAAAAGGAATTGGCCGAGTTGGCTCGTCAGCACAACAATGCCAACGTAATCGCTATTCCGGCAAGATTCGTGTCGTTGGGTGTAGCCAGAGAAATGGTTGCAGCCTTTGTAGCTACAAATTTCGAAGGTGGTAGACACCAAAATAGAGTCGATAAGATTTCTTGCTAA
- the tatC gene encoding twin-arginine translocase subunit TatC has translation MPPDQIHTSDQPEMSFLDHLEELRWHIIRAFSAIFIFTIAAFVSKSFVFGTLILGPSRIDFWTYRELCHLASLVDVKALCIDTLPFIIQSRQMTGQFTMHITSSFTVGIIAAFPYAFWEIWRFISPGLYINERRIARGAVFYVSLLFGIGVLFGYFILTPLSVNFLSNYQLDPSILNEFDIVSYVSTVTTLVLACGLLFQLPMVVYFLTKAGLLTPEIMKTYRKHGVVVIFVLGAMLTPPDPFSQVLIAIPLIGLYQVSIAISNRTYKKIQKDLE, from the coding sequence CTGCCCCCAGATCAGATTCATACTTCCGACCAGCCTGAGATGTCCTTTTTGGATCATCTCGAAGAACTTAGATGGCATATTATACGTGCCTTTTCTGCTATTTTTATTTTTACAATAGCCGCATTTGTATCTAAGTCATTTGTATTCGGAACCTTGATTCTGGGGCCGTCCAGAATAGACTTTTGGACATATCGGGAATTGTGTCATCTGGCTAGCCTTGTAGATGTGAAAGCCTTGTGTATCGACACACTCCCTTTTATTATCCAAAGTCGGCAAATGACGGGGCAGTTTACTATGCATATCACATCTTCCTTTACCGTAGGTATCATTGCTGCATTTCCTTATGCCTTTTGGGAGATATGGAGATTCATCAGTCCAGGGCTGTATATCAACGAAAGGCGAATCGCCCGTGGCGCTGTCTTTTATGTAAGCTTATTATTTGGTATTGGGGTGCTTTTTGGGTATTTCATTCTTACCCCCCTTTCGGTCAACTTTCTATCCAATTACCAATTAGACCCTTCGATTCTTAATGAATTTGACATTGTATCTTATGTGTCTACTGTCACTACTTTGGTACTGGCTTGTGGACTCTTGTTCCAACTGCCCATGGTCGTATACTTCTTGACCAAAGCGGGACTACTGACCCCAGAGATCATGAAGACTTATCGCAAACATGGGGTTGTAGTCATTTTCGTATTGGGTGCCATGCTCACACCTCCTGACCCATTTAGCCAGGTGTTGATTGCCATACCGCTGATTGGACTGTATCAGGTCAGTATTGCTATTTCTAACCGAACCTATAAGAAAATTCAAAAAGACTTAGAATAA
- a CDS encoding serine hydroxymethyltransferase, translating to MQRDQQVFDLIEKERQRQENGLELIASENFVSAQVMEAAGSVLTNKYAEGLPAKRYYGGCEVVDQTENIAIERAKELFGATWANVQPHSGAQANAAVLLACLNAGDKILGFDLSHGGHLTHGSPVNFSGKLYEPHFYGVNKETGLIDYDQLEEVAKKEKPKMIICGASAYSRDWDYAKFREVADQVGAILMADVSHPAGLIARGLLSDPLEYCHIITTTTHKTLRGPRGGMILMREDFENPFGLKNPKGELRKMTALLDSGVFPGTQGGPLEHIIAAKAIAFGEALSDDYLNYIIQVQKNGNALAEAFMSKGYHVISGGTDNHCALIDLRSKDLTGKLAENALVKADITVNKNMVPFDDKSPFVTSGIRVGSAAVTTRGMKEADMTKIVELIDTVLMNPESEENLAAVRSQVNKWMADFPLYKHLDSLV from the coding sequence ATGCAGAGAGACCAACAAGTTTTTGACTTAATCGAAAAGGAAAGACAACGCCAGGAGAATGGCTTAGAATTGATCGCTTCGGAAAATTTTGTTTCCGCTCAAGTGATGGAAGCCGCAGGCAGCGTCCTGACCAACAAATATGCTGAAGGACTACCAGCCAAAAGATACTATGGCGGCTGTGAAGTAGTAGATCAGACTGAAAATATTGCTATCGAAAGAGCCAAAGAATTGTTTGGCGCTACATGGGCCAATGTACAGCCTCACTCTGGTGCACAAGCCAATGCTGCTGTATTGCTCGCATGTCTAAATGCTGGCGACAAAATTTTAGGATTTGACCTTTCGCATGGAGGTCACCTTACCCACGGTTCGCCAGTTAATTTTTCTGGAAAACTATATGAGCCCCATTTCTATGGCGTAAACAAAGAAACTGGTCTAATCGACTACGACCAACTCGAAGAAGTAGCAAAAAAAGAAAAACCAAAAATGATCATCTGTGGTGCCTCTGCCTACAGTAGAGACTGGGACTATGCCAAGTTTCGTGAAGTGGCTGATCAAGTAGGTGCTATCTTGATGGCCGACGTATCTCACCCCGCTGGCTTGATCGCTAGAGGACTTTTAAGCGATCCGCTAGAGTACTGTCACATCATCACTACCACCACACACAAAACCCTAAGAGGCCCTAGAGGTGGAATGATCTTGATGAGAGAAGATTTTGAAAACCCATTTGGACTTAAAAATCCAAAAGGTGAGCTAAGAAAAATGACTGCCTTGCTAGATTCAGGAGTATTCCCTGGCACACAAGGAGGACCATTGGAGCACATCATTGCAGCCAAAGCTATCGCATTCGGCGAAGCACTCTCTGATGATTATTTAAACTACATCATTCAGGTTCAGAAAAACGGCAACGCATTGGCGGAAGCCTTCATGAGCAAAGGATACCATGTGATCTCTGGAGGTACCGACAACCACTGTGCCTTGATCGACTTGAGGTCTAAAGACTTGACTGGTAAACTGGCCGAAAATGCATTGGTAAAAGCAGACATCACGGTCAACAAAAACATGGTACCATTCGACGACAAGTCTCCGTTTGTGACTTCAGGAATCAGAGTAGGCTCGGCGGCTGTCACTACCAGAGGCATGAAAGAAGCAGACATGACAAAAATCGTAGAGCTGATCGATACAGTACTCATGAATCCTGAAAGCGAAGAAAACCTTGCTGCAGTAAGAAGCCAAGTAAACAAGTGGATGGCTGACTTTCCGTTGTACAAGCATTTGGATTCACTAGTATAA